DNA from Ictalurus punctatus breed USDA103 chromosome 7, Coco_2.0, whole genome shotgun sequence:
TAACTACCAATTGGACTATTTGTGTCTCCTTGCAGTTCCCATCGCCTCTGTTTTTCCAGTGACGCTTTCTGAACGTGCATGCCTGCAGTGACCGGGATCAGCCATGAGTGAGCTGGAGATGACCCTCCCCTTGAGCCAGGACAACTTCGAGCAGCTCTGGAGTGATGTGGGCTCTAACATGTGAGTTAACACACAACATGGATTGGATGGGATGTGGGTCTTAAGTTCAGTCTTCTGTGTTAATTGGTGAACCAAAACAGGGCTGGAGCAATTATAAGTCACAGTTTTAAGAAAGGAAATCCAACACAATAACACCCCGTGAGTGTTATCACCACAACTACTACCCAGATATCTCAATCAAGCCTGAATTGACAGTGTCTGCTGTTTTCCAGTTGTGATGCTCTCTTGGGTTGTAGATGTAGATTTTTTTATGATTGCCATGAatactatttatttaaatattgtgtgtatgtgctatAAAAATAAGCAGATGacaacttgagtgaaataaTTCAACGCATACATCTCTCTGTCTTGTagcatactgactgttacaaggTGCTCACACACgatcttccataaatgttaaataactgTTCATCATATCAGTGATAAAATAATACCTTAAAATGAATCAGCATCTTCTGAACAGTCTGATTCTGTAACTGGGCCAGGTGTCAAACTAGAATGAACCTGTTTCGCAAAGTACCTTGTAACTctttattgatttattcatcTGTGTTTATGTATAGGGGTTTGAATCACCTGCTTGCAGAGCTGCCAAGAGCAGACAGTGATGCCTGGCTCACTGCTgtgagttttgtttgtttgtttgtttgtttttgttattttcctcCCCTCATCCTCTAGGTTTCAATTGTCACTAACTAGCACCTATAAGTATTCATGATCACAGTTGGACAGTTTCTCCATGTTCTCTTTTAACTTGGAATATTTCTTGATGTTAACATGCTTTTAATTTTATAGGCCTTGCCTGATGGCACCTTCAATGAGAACTTTGATGACCTTGAACTCCCTGAGGCCCCTGAGAGCACTGACGTAGCTGCTGTAATGTCTCCGGCCCTGGACAGCCTGCCCCCTCCAGCTGCAGTGGTACCTTCCACTAGTGACTATCCTGGAGAATATGGCTTCCAGCTCCACTTCAACCAGTCCAGCACAACCAAGTCTGTTACCTCTACGGTTAGTTGGGAGGGGCAacaatgctgtattttattgtcTTACTAAaagttataaatatttatttatcaagtaGGCAGGTCAAAACAAAGGGTGCAGTTTAGACCCGTAGCACTGAACTTGTGTGGCAATATAAAATTATTCTCATGACCACGAGCAATTAATCTGACAGATTTCTTTCATGCCATATTCTTGTAAATAAGAAAGATGGTTTAATCTGTTTTGGATTAACCAGAGCTGCACAATCATGTAGGTTTTCTCTTTTCCTTGTAGTATTCCAAAACTCTGAATAAACTGTATTGCCAGCTGGCCAAGACATGCCCGGTTGATGTCTTGCTGACGAAGGTTCCTCCTCAGGGAGCAGTGCTCAGGGCCACCCCCATTTATAAGAAACCTGAGCATGTGTCGGAGGTGGTGGTGCGCTGCCCTCATCACCAAAATATCGCTGAGAATAATGAAggtagtttcttttttttaattgggcaCAGCATTTCTTTAGAAGAATCTGGAGGTCATCTAGGCATGTGCCAGTATTTGTTTAGCTTACCGAATACTATATGTCGGGACGCTTTTATGAAGATTTAaagactgtttaaaaataatttaaactgTACAAGAAATGTTGTGATTTGTCACTCAAATCTAGCAATTGAGGTTCTCGAAATATATGTAAAATGCAATTATATTTTGACTTTGTCAGTGATCAACAGTTGTGTCTCCCTGGCAATGTCAGAAACTTGTTTCAGGTACTAATGTAAGAAAAGCAGGAAGGAGTGCCAGAGTGTTAAATTTTCACAATGTGTCTATTTAACCCATCACAAGTCAACAGTATGATATATTGACATGACGTATTGGTGCATTTTGGACATATTTCTAAGCATATTGGGAGGATTAAAAAGCAGCACTGACCAGTGTCATAATTTGCAAGTATGCAAAAATGGCGCTCTTATCGCATGTGGTTTAATATAAGCTGTACAGTCCTAACTTTGAACCAATGCACAGTGATGCACTAAAACTTTTATGCTCAGTGGTGCATTGTAAAATTCTAGCTACATGCAGTTGCTTGTCACACATAACCAGCAAGAACAGTGCACCAATGTACATAATTGGCTCAGCCACATACTATATTCAGGTTTACAGCATGAATCGATCAGCATGAAACtgggcttttttttattgttattttttttaggcCTTATATTTTTACTGTTCTTCTCACAGGTGTGGCTCATCGCAGCCATCTTATCCGTGTAGAGGGGAGTCAGAGGGCTCAGTATCTAGAGGACCCCAATACGAAGAGGCAGAGTGTTACCATTCCCTATGAGGCTCCTCAGGTAGTTTGTTTAATGAAAATCTAAACGTGAAGCAAGGAGTTACTCCATTATTATATATGGATGTATATTTGATTCTGGCTATGTCTAgcatttttaaaccattttaattAGTTCCCGATTGGATTTGTGTTCTGGTCTTGAGATGTGTGTCAATGTTTTTCCAAGTAAATAGATAATAATCCTCTTGGATATGGTGCAGTCATAGTTTCATAaagtgagggttttttttttttttttttttttttttttaaatattttatttattggcaGATGGATAAAACATTGGCTCTCGGAACCATCACTTCTTTGCCTCTTTTTGTCTCCCTGCCTGCAGCTGGGGTCAGAGGGCACCACCGTTTTGCTGAATTTTATGTGCAACAGCAGCTGTATGGGAGGCATGAATCGCAGGCCCATTCTTACCATAATGACTCTTGAAACACATGAGTGAGTCCTGCTATGCTCCTTCATTGATCTTTCCTCCACTCTGTTGCTGCTTTAGCCTTGTAAATTAACCATAAATGTCTATTCATTATTGCATCAGTGGGCAGGTTTTAGGTCGACGTTGTTTCGAGGCCCGTGTGTGCGCCTGCCCTGGCCGTGATCGCAAGACCGAAGAGGAAAATCCAAACAAAAAATCTTTGAAGACCGCCACAAGAATGAAGAGAAGTAAGAGCAAGGGTGGGCAAGTTTGGGAAATGGATAACATGAACAGCACTTATGACAGCCTGTACAGGATTTTACTGAGTTTGTGATTGTTgtagccaaaaatgcttgattttgctgtggcttttttctaaatttgtgatgcattttgcaggtttttttttttttttttttttttttttttttttgagaattacttgaattggcaaaactgCAATTGTATGAAATTATTTTGCACAatcggtggcttagtggttagcatgttcgcctcacaccgccagggtcggggtttgATTCaacgtggccctgtgtgtgcggagtttgcatgtttcctccgggtactccggtttcctcctccaaaccaaagacatgcatggtaggctgattggcctaaagtgtccgtagtgtgtgtgtgtgtgcgtgccctgcgatgaattggcaccctgccttttgcccgatgcgccctgggataggctccaggtttccccgtgatcctggaaaggataagcagtatagaagatggatgaatggatgtttTGCACAATCTTTTGCAgcaatgtttgttggtaaaagacatgtttgcagtactcatgttcaacaccTGAATCCAAGagatttggctgaatgtgcattggGATTATGTCACACGGCACATCATGGACCAaatttgtggaacatctgcggtaattttgaaaaattgcaagctcctctgaatattgtggtttgcttgattttgtgttcatttctgcgattgtgaaatcctggagggactgatatgAATGGGGTTTAGGCTAACCTCTCATCCTGAAATAGGCTTCTGATTTTTGCCTGATTGcagttttccttttttaaatatcatgataaatgatttaAGTGTCCACAACATCTTGTCTTGTTTACACCAAGTCTTCATACCCACcacatgaaattgttttgcaaaataaataaggagtagaattttttttccccctcctttctCTAGGgcttcaaaaaacaaacaaactaatacACCAAGAGCCTGGACATGAAATCTGCTTGTCCTGCTTGTCCAACCCTAATGAGCCTCTGCATGTGAATGAGCAgtttaatttttattctgaattgctgtggtttttttgtttgttttgtttttgttttttataattcACTTCCCCCCCCTTTCCTTGCAGAGTCTCCAGGCATGGAATCTCAGGTCACTCCTAATGCTGAATCAAGTAAAAAGATCAAGATGGACTCCAGTTCTGAGGAGGAAATCTATATTTTGCAAGTGAGTGGAGAATTAAGCAGCCTTTCACAAGCACTCAACTTTATAATCTTGTTTCCTGGGAATAGAGTTACAATTTATGTGTTGGTGAAGTCATACAGAATAACTTTTAATCTTTCACCATAGATTCGTGGGAGAGACCGATTCAATATGCTAAAAACAATTAATGACAGTTTGGAATTAATGGACATAATGCCTGCTGCAGATAAAGACAAATACAGACAGAAATGGTAAGAGATCTCGTACGTCCTTCAGGAAAATTATATCCAGGTGACATGACTTAAGTTTGCCTGCATTTAAGCTTCAGATCTGACCCCTTCCATTTCATTCCTTTCAGTACCTTCAAGAACTTGAAAAAGTGTGGAAAGGACCCTCAACAACTAAGCCATGGGAAAAGGCTCCTTCAGAAAGATGAGAAGACAGACACTGACTAAAATGAGTTGTtctgttttgtattattttttttgttgtgtgtgtgggttttttttttgtttgttttttacatttttttttttataaatacctTTTTCTGTTCAGCGTATTCACTGCCTTATTGAAACTTAGAGATGGGTGACAAGTTAAAAGAATAAACAGCCAGCCTAAACAACTTCAGTGTGTATGGTAAAGATTCTATAGGTTTCTTGGAACTGTACTAGAGCAACAGATCACCATTTCCTCAAAATAAATTGGTGGGGGTTTTTTAGATTGTGGTATTGATTTAGTGACCCTTCACTCTAAAAGGACAGGTGGACCATAAGGCCACAAAAAAGCCTTCACCCCATAACAGAGCTGCAGTTTTCCCCTtgaatttgtcacctgtctatGCTGTAAGCTTTCGTAGATTTTATCAGTGCTCCATTTTGTTCCTACATTTTGATGAAAATACTTTGTGATTagtaaaatggattaaaattgCAGTAATGGAGAAGCTTTTATCATTAATGCTTTGCTATAGGTGATCATGTGCTAATTGTCAGTTCTCTCAGGTCAGTTTTTGAAGTGGGCAGATGTTCGAGTATTTTTCTAtgttcatgtattttttttttaattattattttttttatttactctagaCATTccagatatattttttacatgacAAACCAGTTTTTGTTATTCTGATGTTTACgaagaactgctttttttttcctgcctttTTTACTGTAGGCACACTTCCTTGTTTAGTGATAAGTACAAGTTAAGCCATGTTTATGTTCACATATGCAAATCTTCACAGCAGATCATTTGACtgtactttttatatttttgctaTATGAAAATTGAATATCAAGAAAGcaaataaaccaataaaaagACAGCTTTGTGTCAGTTCTCATTTCTAATAAGTAAGGCTGCTTGTTCTGCAGTCTGTCCTCAGataaatgcaaatatatttataactaTTTCCCTGTGCCTTTTCGCCCTCTACTATACATTCAACAACCTCATTTGAGTGAGGTGAGGTTCATGCTGATCTTGATCTGAGTTGTTACTACGTATGCGATTCATTTGTGCTCCTGATCCTGGTCCATGATTGATGGTTTCTTGTTTCCCTCAGTActtagaatttcttcatttcttttttttcttttttttttttttaaaatgttgctgCTGGGGTCTTTGCTTTTAGTTGGTAAGTAACTTTAAGTGTCTTCCAAAATTATAACTGGGTAATTACTGGCAAATAGTAAAAGAACAAATGAGCTACAGTgcattgttttaaaaacaatattttaatacTAATCAACTCACCACATAAAATTACTGTGAATTTATATTGAATTTCTGAGGGAAAGgtacaaagaaagaaagttaaTCATTATTAACTCATTTACCATGTACTATAACTAAAAACAAACTATGATTCTAAGAAATTACTGCATTACACATCCTGGAATACCTTGTCCTTTGCATGAGCATGCAGACTAGtctttaaaatatttccatGTGTTGGTCATTAACtagtcatttaaaataaaaaaagcctcTT
Protein-coding regions in this window:
- the LOC108267915 gene encoding cellular tumor antigen p53 isoform X1, whose product is MSELEMTLPLSQDNFEQLWSDVGSNMGLNHLLAELPRADSDAWLTAALPDGTFNENFDDLELPEAPESTDVAAVMSPALDSLPPPAAVVPSTSDYPGEYGFQLHFNQSSTTKSVTSTYSKTLNKLYCQLAKTCPVDVLLTKVPPQGAVLRATPIYKKPEHVSEVVVRCPHHQNIAENNEGVAHRSHLIRVEGSQRAQYLEDPNTKRQSVTIPYEAPQLGSEGTTVLLNFMCNSSCMGGMNRRPILTIMTLETHDGQVLGRRCFEARVCACPGRDRKTEEENPNKKSLKTATRMKRKSPGMESQVTPNAESSKKIKMDSSSEEEIYILQIRGRDRFNMLKTINDSLELMDIMPAADKDKYRQKCTFKNLKKCGKDPQQLSHGKRLLQKDEKTDTD
- the LOC108267915 gene encoding cellular tumor antigen p53 isoform X2, with the protein product MSPALDSLPPPAAVVPSTSDYPGEYGFQLHFNQSSTTKSVTSTYSKTLNKLYCQLAKTCPVDVLLTKVPPQGAVLRATPIYKKPEHVSEVVVRCPHHQNIAENNEGVAHRSHLIRVEGSQRAQYLEDPNTKRQSVTIPYEAPQLGSEGTTVLLNFMCNSSCMGGMNRRPILTIMTLETHDGQVLGRRCFEARVCACPGRDRKTEEENPNKKSLKTATRMKRKSPGMESQVTPNAESSKKIKMDSSSEEEIYILQIRGRDRFNMLKTINDSLELMDIMPAADKDKYRQKCTFKNLKKCGKDPQQLSHGKRLLQKDEKTDTD